In one window of Acanthopagrus latus isolate v.2019 chromosome 15, fAcaLat1.1, whole genome shotgun sequence DNA:
- the LOC119033221 gene encoding uncharacterized protein LOC119033221: MAMWFPTSQLLLFALISWNVHCYPIKNGWSQHDSNEGSYTSMEASPGFDYGSSQSFPAQPSDMNDPAVSFLYEPEKAQVYTRPESYPASPTPGVSSMASWNTAPVAASTTAYATSKTSQPMSDIGLPPPPSSYQAGELERYTSILGQGSSEMETEEPNFVPPSPPPGPYPGPTYLAGELHNYVFISENGNEEREMEEQGFLPLPPYAASPLGAKELSALSTSEGPRQPVSEELEPVGQNYFYHHFLTGQLPTGTLSRFQSDYERGGDDYGEVQYERYYYPVAQQSTVPTRTQELPSDEVYQQPQYYTKA, translated from the exons ATGGCCATGTGGTTTCCTACAAG tcagctgcttctctttgcACTGATAAGCTGGAATGTCCATTGCTATCCTATTAAAAATG GCTGGAGCCAGCATGATTCTAATGAAGGCAGTTACACTAGCATGGAGGCATCTCCTGGATTTGATTATGGTTCATCCCAAAGTTTTCCTGCTCAGCCTTCCGATATGAATGACCCTGCTGTCTCCTTCCTGTATGAGCCAGAGAAGGCACAAGTGTATACTAGACCTGAATCCTATCCAGCAAGCCCTACTCCAGGTGTGTCCAGCATGGCTTCATGGAACACTGCTCCTGTGGCAGCATCAACAACTGCCTATGCCACGTCCAAAACATCTCAACCCATGTCTGACATTGgccttcctccccctccatcctcctaTCAGGCAGGTGAGCTTGAAAGGTATACAAGCATCTTGGGGCAAGGTAGTTCAGAAATGGAAACTGAAGAGCCAAATTTTGTGCCCCCATCGCCACCACCTGGTCCATATCCAGGACCGACCTACCTGGCTGGTGAGTTGCATAACTATGTATTCATCTCTGAGAATGGAAATGAAGAGAGGGAAATGGAAGAACAAGGTTTTCTGCCCCTGCCTCCCTATGCTGCTTCTCCACTGGGAGCTAAGGAGCTGTCTGCTTTGTCCACGTCTGAAGGCCCCAGGCAGCCAGTTTCCGAGGAACTGGAACCAGTGGGACAAAACTACTTCTACCATCACTTCTTGACTGGTCAGCTTCCTACTGGCACACTGTCGCGCTTCCAGTCAGACTACGAGAGAGGCGGTGACGACTATGGTGAAGTCCAATATGAGAGATACTACTATCCTGTAGCTCAACAGTCAACCGTCCCTACTCGGACCCAGGAGCTTCCCAGTGACGAAGTCTATCAACAGCCTCAGTACTATACCAAAGCTTAA